A window of Piliocolobus tephrosceles isolate RC106 chromosome 13, ASM277652v3, whole genome shotgun sequence contains these coding sequences:
- the LOC111521909 gene encoding protein LSM12 homolog isoform X1, translated as MAALPGEYFSVGSRVSSGRCQEQRLQGEVVTFDYQFKMLALKCPSSSGKPNHADILLINLTVCFRSGNNYDRTETPPPLASLSVSKLASKARTEKEEKLSQAYAISADGQQLFQTIHKTIKDCKWQEKNIVVMEEVVITPPYQVENCKGKEGSALSHVGKIVEKHFRDVESQKILQRSQAQQPQKEAALSS; from the coding sequence ATGGCGGCTCTTCCCGGCGAGTATTTCAGCGTTGGGAGCCGGGTGTCGAGCGGGAGGTGTCAGGAGCAGCGGCTGCAGGGCGAGGTGGTAACCTTTGACTACCAATTCAAAATGCTGGCTTTAAAATGTCCCTCTTCCAGTGGAAAGCCCAACCATGCAGACATCTTACTCATAAACTTAACAGTATGTTTCAGAAGTGGAAATAATTATGACCGAACAGAAACCCCTCCTCCCCTAGCTTCACTCAGTGTTAGTAAGCTTGCCAGCAAAGCACggacagagaaggaggagaagctgAGCCAGGCCTATGCAATCAGTGCTGATGGCCAGCAGCTCTTTCAGACCATTCACAAGACCATTAAAGACTgtaaatggcaagaaaaaaacaTCGTAGTCATGGAAGAAGTTGTTATTACACCCCCATATCAAGTGGAAAACTGTAAAGGCAAAGAGGGGAGTGCACTGAGCCATGTAGGCAAAATAGTTGAAAAGCATTTTAGAGACGTGGAAAGCCAAAAGATACTGCAACGTTCACAAGCTCAGCAACCACAGAAGGAGGCTGCCCTGTCATCCTGA
- the LOC111521909 gene encoding protein LSM12 homolog isoform X2 gives MAALPGEYFSVGSRVSSGRCQEQRLQGELASKARTEKEEKLSQAYAISADGQQLFQTIHKTIKDCKWQEKNIVVMEEVVITPPYQVENCKGKEGSALSHVGKIVEKHFRDVESQKILQRSQAQQPQKEAALSS, from the exons ATGGCGGCTCTTCCCGGCGAGTATTTCAGCGTTGGGAGCCGGGTGTCGAGCGGGAGGTGTCAGGAGCAGCGGCTGCAGGGCGAG CTTGCCAGCAAAGCACggacagagaaggaggagaagctgAGCCAGGCCTATGCAATCAGTGCTGATGGCCAGCAGCTCTTTCAGACCATTCACAAGACCATTAAAGACTgtaaatggcaagaaaaaaacaTCGTAGTCATGGAAGAAGTTGTTATTACACCCCCATATCAAGTGGAAAACTGTAAAGGCAAAGAGGGGAGTGCACTGAGCCATGTAGGCAAAATAGTTGAAAAGCATTTTAGAGACGTGGAAAGCCAAAAGATACTGCAACGTTCACAAGCTCAGCAACCACAGAAGGAGGCTGCCCTGTCATCCTGA